In a genomic window of Blastocatellia bacterium:
- a CDS encoding TonB-dependent receptor gives MRRRVACYLIVLILICPLQTLASIFGDVRGVVRDPRQQVIAGATVTLRSRTSDFSQRAQTSDRGEFFFRAIPLGEYLLTIEAKGFHAIEQPVTVISGSAPTVEIQLEVAPLSQQINVTANPEQVAAESVTPTTLVNREQIARTPGADRSNSLTMISNFVPGAYTTHDQLHIRGGHQVTWLVDGVPVANTNIASNVGLQFDPKDIDYLEVQRGGYSAEYGDRTYGIFNIVPRTGFERHREAELVLSYGNYHQTNDQINFGSHTKRFAYYASVNGNHSDFGLQAPTAEVLHDEAHGLGGFASLVYDATPRDQLRLVGALRGDHYEVPNDPEAQAAGQRDTERERDAFVNFSWVRTINSRLLLTVSPFYHFNRADFIGGSTDTPVIPQERRRSQYAGAQLTFSALTRRHAAKAGFYGFDQRDDHFFGLQTTGGERPPLAERIKPSGHQEVVFAEDQYKPADWLTLTGGLRFTHFAGALTENVASPRLGAAVRLPRLNWVLRGFYGRYYQAPPLATVSGPLLELIADEGFAFLPLHGERDEEQQFGLAIPFKGWLVDGGYFRTHVKNFFDHSAIGESNIFVPLTIDRVRIRGVELTVHTPSAFKHGHAYLTYSHQRIEGRGAATGGLTDFEPGDETFFLDHDQRHTLNVGGDVVLPRRSYLAASVHYGSGFLNGEGPDHLPGHATFDLSAGKTFSESWSAAVHAVNVADNRFLLDNSETFGGRHFMEPRQVYVELRYRFHY, from the coding sequence ATGCGCAGGAGAGTGGCCTGTTATTTGATCGTTCTTATTCTGATCTGTCCCTTGCAGACGCTGGCATCGATCTTTGGTGATGTGCGCGGCGTCGTGCGCGACCCGCGGCAGCAAGTGATTGCGGGCGCGACGGTGACGCTGCGCTCGCGCACCTCGGATTTTTCTCAACGCGCACAGACCAGCGACCGCGGCGAGTTCTTCTTTCGCGCCATCCCGCTGGGCGAGTACCTGCTGACTATCGAGGCCAAAGGCTTTCACGCCATCGAGCAGCCGGTCACGGTGATTTCCGGCAGCGCGCCCACGGTTGAGATTCAATTAGAAGTCGCGCCGCTGTCACAGCAGATCAACGTCACGGCCAATCCTGAACAGGTAGCCGCCGAATCGGTCACGCCGACGACGCTGGTCAACCGCGAGCAGATCGCCCGCACGCCCGGAGCCGACCGCAGCAACAGCCTGACAATGATCAGTAATTTCGTGCCCGGCGCGTACACGACGCACGACCAGTTGCACATCCGCGGCGGCCATCAAGTGACATGGCTGGTGGATGGCGTGCCGGTCGCCAACACCAACATCGCCAGCAATGTCGGCTTGCAGTTCGATCCTAAAGACATCGATTACCTGGAGGTCCAGCGCGGCGGCTATTCCGCCGAATACGGCGACCGCACTTATGGCATCTTCAACATCGTGCCGCGCACAGGATTCGAGCGCCACCGCGAAGCCGAGCTGGTGTTGAGCTATGGCAATTACCACCAGACCAACGATCAGATCAACTTCGGCAGCCACACCAAACGCTTCGCCTATTACGCCAGCGTCAATGGCAACCACAGCGACTTCGGTCTTCAGGCGCCGACCGCCGAAGTCTTGCATGACGAAGCGCACGGACTGGGCGGCTTCGCATCCCTGGTCTACGACGCCACGCCGCGCGATCAACTGCGACTGGTCGGCGCGCTGCGCGGCGATCATTACGAAGTGCCGAACGACCCTGAGGCGCAGGCCGCGGGCCAGCGCGACACGGAACGCGAGCGCGATGCGTTTGTGAATTTCTCCTGGGTGCGCACGATCAATTCCAGGCTGCTGCTGACGGTTTCGCCTTTCTATCACTTCAACCGCGCCGACTTTATCGGCGGCAGCACAGACACGCCGGTGATTCCGCAAGAGCGACGCCGCTCGCAGTATGCCGGCGCGCAGCTCACCTTCAGCGCCTTGACGCGCCGCCACGCCGCCAAAGCCGGCTTCTATGGCTTCGACCAGCGCGACGATCATTTCTTCGGCTTGCAGACGACCGGCGGCGAGCGCCCGCCGCTGGCCGAGCGCATCAAGCCTTCGGGCCATCAGGAAGTCGTGTTTGCCGAAGATCAATATAAGCCCGCCGACTGGCTGACGCTGACGGGCGGACTGCGCTTCACGCACTTTGCCGGCGCGCTTACGGAAAACGTCGCCAGCCCACGACTCGGCGCGGCGGTTCGGCTGCCGCGCTTGAACTGGGTCTTGCGCGGCTTTTATGGGCGCTACTATCAAGCGCCGCCGCTGGCGACGGTCTCCGGGCCGCTACTCGAACTGATTGCCGACGAGGGCTTCGCGTTTCTGCCGCTGCACGGCGAGCGCGACGAAGAACAGCAGTTTGGGCTGGCCATTCCCTTCAAAGGCTGGCTGGTGGATGGCGGTTACTTCCGAACTCATGTGAAGAATTTCTTCGATCACAGCGCGATTGGCGAGTCGAACATCTTCGTGCCGCTGACGATTGACCGGGTACGCATTCGCGGCGTCGAATTGACCGTCCATACGCCGAGCGCCTTCAAGCATGGCCATGCTTATCTGACTTACTCGCACCAGCGCATCGAAGGGCGCGGCGCGGCGACCGGCGGCCTGACGGATTTCGAGCCGGGCGACGAGACTTTCTTTCTCGATCACGACCAGCGTCACACGCTGAACGTTGGCGGCGACGTGGTGCTGCCGCGCCGCAGCTATCTAGCGGCAAGCGTGCATTACGGCTCAGGGTTCCTGAATGGCGAGGGGCCGGATCATTTGCCCGGACACGCGACGTTTGACCTATCGGCGGGCAAGACGTTCAGCGAAAGCTGGTCGGCGGCGGTTCACGCGGTGAACGTCGCGGACAATCGTTTCCTGCTCGATAACAGCGAGACGTTCGGCGGCAGACACTTCATGGAGCCGCGCCAGGTCTACGTCGAGCTGCGCTATCGCTTCCATTATTGA
- a CDS encoding tetratricopeptide repeat protein — protein MAQTHKKKKKPSVAPSVAAPTADVAQPKPTSARQARRERAFESKRQQRQEWLLLGGVLLITAFAFFNSLDGQFVYDDRLQIVRNPTITRLSNIPRMFVQSVWQFLNEADKAAAGPYYRPLFNIALILNYAFFGLQSFGWHLFSLLVHLGVVLLVYRLARQWSLGRETALAAALLFGLHPAHSESVAWIAALPDPLAAVFMISALLLYERHYHGERRSKVTLGFSILLAFCAMLSKEVAIVFPLFLAARELLDRAPGEPLVKAAVQAVRRAAPYFAVIVLYIVLRYLVLGFVRQDDVTSAQFTQLNVLLTIPSVLLGYARMLFAPYPLAVVYGNKYVESAADPRFWGAALAVAAGLGAAVWLVRRSATGRRALALTILFILPVLNLKAFRPQESLLHDRYLYLPSVGFCILMAMAIDWLASRSAARRRQIFAGAIAVAALALFVLTFNQNLTWQSEAAMTDNALRVTPRWPFMHNYIGAYAFEQQRYTDAERAYLEALNDEPNYYDSLSNLGDVYRMQGRLDDAEKMYLKAIAAGAPYADTHYNLGVVYTAQGRLPEAEQALLKALEIEPSKTDARYNLGWVYDNQGKAQQAEQAYSETLAYKPSYPEPRINLGVLLTKQGRYKEALDQLVTAQRYAPDHPIMLYALGDVYYRLGRYDEAITTFNQLTRREPQHRLVYTALGLCYEGKGDKAQARQNYQRAIEVAPADAYTNTAREHLAKL, from the coding sequence ATGGCTCAGACCCACAAGAAAAAGAAGAAGCCGTCGGTCGCGCCGTCGGTTGCCGCGCCGACTGCTGACGTGGCGCAGCCAAAGCCAACCTCCGCGCGGCAAGCGCGCCGCGAGCGCGCCTTTGAAAGCAAACGGCAGCAGCGCCAGGAGTGGCTGCTACTGGGCGGTGTGCTGCTGATCACGGCATTCGCTTTTTTCAACTCGCTCGACGGCCAGTTCGTCTATGACGACCGCCTGCAAATTGTCCGCAACCCGACGATCACGCGGCTCTCGAACATTCCCCGCATGTTCGTGCAGAGCGTCTGGCAGTTCCTCAACGAAGCCGACAAAGCCGCCGCCGGCCCATATTATCGCCCGCTCTTCAACATCGCGCTGATCCTCAACTACGCCTTCTTCGGATTGCAAAGCTTCGGCTGGCATCTCTTCTCGCTGCTGGTTCATCTGGGCGTCGTCTTGCTGGTCTACCGGCTGGCGCGGCAGTGGTCGCTCGGCCGCGAGACGGCGCTTGCCGCGGCTCTGTTATTCGGCTTACACCCGGCGCACAGCGAATCGGTCGCCTGGATCGCGGCGCTGCCCGACCCGCTGGCCGCCGTCTTTATGATCTCGGCGCTGCTGCTTTACGAGCGGCATTATCACGGCGAGCGCCGCAGCAAGGTGACGCTCGGCTTCAGCATCCTTCTGGCTTTCTGCGCCATGTTGAGCAAAGAGGTGGCCATCGTCTTCCCGCTTTTCCTCGCCGCCCGCGAGCTGCTTGATCGCGCACCGGGCGAGCCGCTGGTCAAGGCAGCGGTACAGGCCGTGCGGCGCGCCGCGCCTTACTTTGCGGTGATCGTGCTCTACATCGTTCTGCGCTACCTGGTGCTTGGGTTCGTGCGGCAAGACGACGTGACCTCCGCGCAGTTTACGCAGTTGAATGTTTTGCTGACGATTCCCTCGGTGCTGCTCGGTTATGCGCGGATGCTGTTTGCGCCCTACCCGCTGGCCGTGGTCTATGGCAACAAGTATGTCGAATCCGCCGCCGACCCGCGCTTCTGGGGCGCGGCGCTGGCGGTCGCAGCAGGGCTCGGCGCTGCCGTGTGGCTGGTGCGCCGTTCGGCGACGGGCCGGCGGGCGCTGGCCTTGACGATTCTCTTCATTCTGCCGGTGCTCAACCTGAAAGCCTTTCGCCCGCAGGAATCGTTGCTGCACGACCGCTATTTGTACCTGCCGTCGGTCGGCTTTTGCATCCTGATGGCGATGGCGATTGACTGGCTGGCGTCGCGGTCGGCAGCGCGGCGGCGGCAAATCTTTGCCGGCGCAATCGCGGTCGCGGCGCTGGCGCTGTTCGTGCTGACTTTTAATCAAAACCTGACGTGGCAGAGCGAAGCGGCGATGACCGATAACGCCCTGCGCGTGACGCCGCGCTGGCCCTTCATGCACAACTACATCGGCGCTTACGCCTTCGAGCAGCAGCGTTACACGGACGCCGAGCGGGCTTACCTTGAAGCGTTGAATGACGAGCCGAACTACTATGACTCGCTCTCGAACCTCGGCGACGTTTACCGCATGCAGGGCAGGCTCGACGACGCCGAAAAGATGTATTTGAAAGCCATCGCCGCGGGCGCGCCGTATGCCGACACGCACTATAATCTCGGCGTCGTCTACACCGCGCAGGGGCGCTTGCCTGAAGCCGAGCAGGCGCTATTGAAAGCGCTTGAGATCGAGCCGTCGAAGACCGATGCGCGTTACAACCTCGGCTGGGTCTACGACAATCAGGGCAAGGCGCAACAGGCCGAGCAAGCCTACAGCGAAACGCTCGCTTATAAGCCGAGCTACCCGGAGCCGCGCATCAATCTTGGCGTGCTGCTGACCAAGCAAGGGCGCTACAAAGAGGCGCTCGATCAACTGGTCACGGCGCAGCGTTACGCGCCCGACCATCCGATCATGCTTTACGCGCTCGGCGATGTGTATTACCGGCTGGGTCGCTACGACGAAGCCATCACGACCTTCAACCAGTTGACGCGCCGCGAGCCGCAACACCGCCTGGTCTACACGGCGCTTGGACTGTGCTATGAAGGCAAAGGCGATAAAGCGCAGGCGCGGCAGAATTATCAGCGCGCCATCGAAGTCGCGCCCGCGGACGCCTATACCAACACGGCGCGCGAGCACCTGGCGAAGCTTTAA
- a CDS encoding nitrilase-related carbon-nitrogen hydrolase — protein sequence MPRIVRCGLIQAANNEPVESPLEKIKQAMIDKHVAMIEDAARQGVQIICLQELFYGPYFCAEQNPHWYDLTERIPGGPTTRLMQELARTHRMAMVVPIYEEEMTGVYYNTAAVIDADGSYLGKYRKTHIPHCLPGFWEKFYFTPGNLGFPTFETKYARIGVYICYDRHFPEGARALGLNGAEIVFIPSATTKGHADYLWELEQRAHAVANGYFVGTINRVGREAPWNIGEFFGSSYFANPDGRILAKGSEDRDELIVADLDLDEIKEVRTHWQFYRDRRPDMYGPLSSNKA from the coding sequence ATGCCGCGAATCGTGCGATGCGGACTCATCCAGGCCGCCAACAACGAGCCTGTTGAAAGCCCGCTTGAAAAAATCAAGCAGGCCATGATCGATAAGCATGTCGCGATGATCGAAGACGCCGCGCGCCAGGGCGTGCAGATCATCTGCCTGCAAGAGCTATTCTACGGCCCATACTTTTGTGCGGAGCAGAACCCGCACTGGTACGACCTGACCGAGCGCATCCCCGGCGGCCCGACGACGCGGCTGATGCAAGAGCTGGCGCGCACACACCGCATGGCGATGGTCGTGCCGATTTATGAAGAAGAGATGACCGGCGTTTATTACAACACCGCGGCGGTCATTGATGCGGACGGCAGCTATCTGGGCAAGTACCGCAAGACGCACATCCCGCATTGTCTGCCGGGCTTCTGGGAGAAGTTCTACTTCACGCCGGGCAATCTCGGCTTCCCGACCTTCGAAACCAAGTATGCGCGCATCGGCGTCTACATTTGCTATGACCGCCACTTTCCCGAAGGCGCGCGGGCGCTGGGGCTGAACGGCGCCGAGATTGTCTTCATCCCGTCGGCAACGACGAAAGGTCATGCGGATTACTTATGGGAATTGGAGCAGCGCGCCCATGCGGTGGCCAACGGCTATTTCGTCGGCACGATCAACCGCGTCGGGCGGGAAGCGCCCTGGAACATCGGCGAGTTCTTCGGCTCGTCCTACTTCGCGAATCCTGATGGGCGCATCCTGGCGAAAGGCAGCGAAGACCGCGACGAGCTGATTGTCGCCGACCTTGACCTGGACGAGATTAAAGAAGTGCGTACCCACTGGCAATTCTACCGCGACCGTAGGCCCGATATGTACGGCCCGCTCAGCAGCAACAAAGCCTGA